In Allocoprobacillus halotolerans, a genomic segment contains:
- a CDS encoding helix-turn-helix domain-containing protein — translation MDFADKIKFLREKILGMSQTELAKKLSVSRISIYNWENGISKPSVENIKTISLLCGITTDYLIKENTPLEISLYNIDDQAYKILKDLINYLRERNSKKNNEK, via the coding sequence ATGGACTTCGCTGATAAAATAAAATTCTTGAGAGAAAAAATACTAGGTATGTCACAAACTGAATTAGCAAAGAAATTAAGTGTAAGTAGAATTAGTATTTATAACTGGGAGAATGGCATATCGAAACCATCCGTAGAAAACATAAAAACGATTTCTCTTTTATGCGGAATAACTACGGACTATTTAATCAAAGAAAACACCCCTTTAGAAATTTCTTTGTATAATATAGATGATCAAGCATATAAAATTTTGAAAGATTTAATAAATTATCTTAGGGAAAGGAACAGCAAAAAAAATAATGAAAAATAA
- a CDS encoding ABC transporter ATP-binding protein: MIDVHNISIKYDYFLLQNAEVQFYASTFHLITGRSGCGKSSLLYKVGLISDQDETEYEIDNKSIRQYKSSQIKRCNIGYVLQDMCLFEQYDVLGNLKLYSSFINEEYDDSRYQEILCQVSLDVPLNQPIDTLSGGERQRLQIACALCKNPDILILDEPTNALDEVNERIIFELLVKLAHEDHKCIIVASHSYYAKEYADYVYQIENNKIINYKKTESNNNPIIHYKQNKLCRSFYNKYIKYFIKKYKYMNVLMITILSILSLCIFGINCFFQYYVDDSMVKMTRLSDNQLFVIQNKNDLYVNEISEVFDSRKLDDIMKINSHISAYPYLLVRGTIGGEDVLVLPYFDQNDFSEETLCYIDESNKHGAYFSFEVYKKISSQSTHLHSLDVILQTQHADYQNGFTTTNINKNIQFKAVLKENVYSSYQPDCKNYIYVYYKDLQDIYSQNISSSDIFGYTIFTQNLDEYNHLVNELKVMDIGLNYDFVNLEALNNLVDSTSNLNFIMQIVVCTLFIILICMVQLNYFYKRNREFALLSINGLNSNQILLLIMIEAITKLVMTFFISIFFISIIGYLINPFFAIYELLNIIKIIIMNYGIISIVIMLLSKIYLYKLIPEKILRK; this comes from the coding sequence ATGATAGATGTTCATAATATTTCCATTAAATATGATTATTTTCTCCTACAAAATGCAGAAGTTCAATTCTATGCTAGTACATTTCATCTCATTACAGGAAGAAGTGGATGTGGGAAAAGTTCTTTATTATATAAAGTAGGTCTTATATCAGATCAAGATGAAACTGAATACGAAATTGATAACAAGTCAATCAGACAGTATAAGAGTAGTCAAATAAAAAGATGTAATATAGGTTATGTCTTACAAGATATGTGTTTGTTTGAGCAGTATGATGTCTTAGGAAATTTAAAGTTATATTCAAGTTTTATCAATGAAGAATATGATGATAGTCGATATCAAGAGATTTTATGTCAGGTTTCTTTAGATGTTCCTCTAAATCAACCTATTGATACGCTTTCAGGTGGTGAAAGACAGAGATTGCAAATAGCATGTGCATTGTGTAAAAATCCTGATATACTCATTTTAGATGAGCCAACTAATGCCTTAGATGAAGTAAATGAGAGAATTATTTTTGAATTATTAGTAAAATTGGCTCATGAAGATCATAAATGTATTATTGTTGCTAGTCATAGTTATTATGCAAAAGAATATGCTGATTATGTTTATCAAATTGAGAATAATAAGATTATAAATTATAAAAAAACAGAATCAAACAACAACCCTATAATTCATTATAAACAAAATAAATTGTGTAGATCGTTCTATAATAAATATATCAAGTATTTCATAAAAAAATATAAATATATGAATGTTCTAATGATAACTATTTTAAGTATTTTATCTTTATGTATTTTTGGTATCAATTGCTTTTTTCAGTATTATGTTGATGATTCTATGGTTAAAATGACAAGATTAAGCGACAACCAGTTATTTGTTATTCAAAACAAGAATGATTTATATGTTAACGAAATTTCTGAAGTTTTTGACTCAAGGAAATTAGATGATATTATGAAAATAAATAGTCATATTAGTGCATATCCTTATTTACTTGTTAGAGGTACCATAGGTGGTGAAGATGTTTTAGTTTTACCATATTTTGATCAGAATGATTTCAGTGAAGAAACATTGTGTTATATAGATGAATCTAATAAACACGGAGCTTATTTTAGCTTTGAGGTTTATAAGAAAATATCTTCACAGTCAACACATCTTCATTCTTTAGATGTTATTTTACAGACACAACATGCTGATTATCAAAATGGTTTTACAACTACAAATATTAATAAGAACATTCAATTTAAAGCAGTGCTAAAAGAAAATGTATATTCTTCATACCAACCTGATTGTAAGAATTATATATATGTTTATTATAAAGATTTACAAGATATATATTCTCAAAATATCTCATCTTCAGATATTTTTGGCTACACAATATTTACCCAAAATCTTGATGAATACAATCATCTTGTTAACGAATTAAAAGTGATGGATATTGGTCTTAATTATGATTTTGTTAATTTAGAGGCTTTGAATAACCTTGTTGATAGTACATCAAACTTAAATTTTATTATGCAAATTGTAGTATGTACTTTATTTATTATTCTTATCTGTATGGTTCAGTTAAACTATTTCTATAAAAGAAATAGAGAATTTGCTTTGTTATCAATCAACGGTCTTAATTCAAATCAAATACTATTATTGATTATGATTGAAGCAATCACAAAATTAGTAATGACATTTTTTATATCAATATTTTTTATTAGTATTATAGGATATTTAATTAATCCATTCTTTGCGATTTATGAATTGCTAAATATCATTAAAATTATTATCATGAATTATGGAATTATTTCAATAGTTATAATGCTATTGTCAAAAATATATTTATACAAATTAATTCCTGAAAAAATATTAAGAAAATAA
- a CDS encoding RNA polymerase sigma factor has product MYKINDYEKEDFKRITNKDGLHTYFMRVNQIYVKVDKEIYLTCLRSYMKIKYNKEREVANSVQYYSDMDLATSFIFSKKKFDFVHQIYIKDLAKKAVQEIYQLPDQYKNIAICIFLKEMTISETANELNIPVSTVGKRKIKIQQILKNKLKE; this is encoded by the coding sequence GTGTATAAGATTAATGACTATGAAAAAGAAGATTTTAAAAGAATAACAAATAAAGATGGATTACATACATATTTTATGAGAGTTAATCAAATATATGTAAAAGTAGATAAAGAGATATATTTAACTTGTCTTAGAAGTTACATGAAAATAAAATATAACAAAGAAAGAGAAGTAGCAAATTCGGTCCAATATTATTCGGACATGGATTTAGCTACTTCTTTTATTTTTAGCAAAAAGAAGTTTGATTTTGTTCATCAAATATACATTAAGGATTTAGCAAAAAAAGCTGTTCAAGAGATTTATCAATTACCTGATCAATATAAAAATATAGCAATCTGTATTTTTTTAAAGGAAATGACAATTTCAGAAACGGCGAATGAATTGAATATACCTGTTTCTACAGTAGGAAAAAGAAAGATAAAAATACAACAAATTTTAAAAAATAAATTAAAAGAGTGA
- a CDS encoding LytR/AlgR family response regulator transcription factor encodes MKILIFDDNTNDIKELEHCIACLFNEINEKYTITYCQTKEELFSYIHEYDLLFLDIELSHENGIDIGLKLRDMKTECLIIITTHYMKYAIDGYKINAERYFIKPINQSEFDIEMTNIIHKYHNNLLGFHDGKLSKNKIYFKDILYFEFYDRRTIIRFTNGKTLQTNYPLKHWIQITQDVAFAQPHKSFLINLNYISALKKNDIIMLNDDSVPLSRHFKSDFLKNMRIIYMRSFNYEYRNC; translated from the coding sequence ATGAAAATACTTATTTTTGATGACAACACTAATGATATTAAAGAATTAGAACATTGCATTGCTTGTTTATTCAATGAAATCAACGAAAAATATACAATTACATACTGCCAAACAAAAGAAGAATTGTTTTCATATATTCATGAATATGATCTATTATTTTTAGATATAGAACTATCTCATGAAAACGGTATTGATATTGGTCTAAAATTAAGAGATATGAAAACAGAATGTCTTATTATCATTACAACCCATTATATGAAATATGCTATTGATGGATATAAAATTAATGCTGAAAGATATTTCATTAAGCCAATTAATCAGTCAGAATTCGATATAGAAATGACTAATATCATTCATAAATATCATAATAATCTTCTTGGATTCCATGATGGAAAATTATCAAAAAACAAAATATATTTTAAAGATATTCTATATTTTGAATTTTATGATCGAAGAACAATCATTCGCTTTACTAACGGAAAAACACTTCAAACGAACTATCCATTGAAACATTGGATACAAATCACTCAAGATGTTGCATTTGCTCAACCACATAAATCCTTTTTGATTAATTTAAATTACATAAGTGCTTTAAAGAAAAATGACATCATTATGTTAAATGACGATTCCGTTCCTCTTTCTAGACATTTTAAATCTGACTTCTTAAAAAATATGAGGATAATTTACATGAGGTCATTTAATTATGAATATCGTAATTGCTAA
- a CDS encoding anti sigma factor C-terminal domain-containing protein yields the protein MINSEKDFFKRNTIIFLVCVIFIGTIYFFIMNKNNSYYNPIKESKFLNIENTENSEFGYLLKTYLKLQISGLQMLTNELASNHNQYEMDAVIQDISHMKYFYTTSPNIKFIVEKSQLKFVELDESYILSRDFNEFIIPDNTTPILDITQNDLYKKIKDSNYEWDVSISFSDYVSFEKIANFMNECENAEFVWLAIDHIDKGYTYSIGLSLLEDEFNVSLTGNAEKEYPYLSLSNTRKYDYNDLKQSYISKIKLLRDHSDFLNLMPKANIPNGIQPDVINDLYNYAIQNDFCYGIRLITNSQNILSLIEMFGANAIYIHN from the coding sequence ATGATTAACAGTGAAAAAGATTTTTTCAAAAGAAATACTATAATATTTTTAGTTTGTGTAATTTTTATTGGAACCATTTATTTTTTTATAATGAATAAAAATAATAGTTACTATAATCCGATAAAAGAAAGCAAGTTTTTGAATATTGAAAACACTGAGAATTCTGAATTTGGATACTTGTTAAAAACATATTTGAAATTACAAATATCGGGGTTACAGATGCTGACGAATGAGTTAGCTAGTAATCACAACCAATACGAAATGGATGCTGTGATACAAGATATATCACACATGAAATATTTTTATACAACTTCTCCTAATATTAAATTTATAGTTGAAAAAAGTCAGTTAAAATTTGTTGAATTAGATGAAAGTTACATTTTATCACGTGATTTTAATGAATTTATAATTCCAGATAATACTACTCCAATATTAGATATTACACAGAATGACTTATATAAAAAAATAAAGGATAGTAATTATGAATGGGATGTTTCAATAAGTTTCTCTGATTATGTATCTTTTGAAAAGATAGCAAATTTTATGAATGAATGTGAAAATGCAGAATTTGTATGGTTAGCTATAGATCACATAGATAAAGGGTATACGTATTCTATTGGACTTTCTCTGCTAGAAGATGAATTTAATGTGTCTTTGACAGGGAATGCAGAAAAAGAGTATCCTTATTTATCTTTGAGTAATACGAGGAAGTATGATTATAATGATTTAAAACAATCATATATTTCTAAAATTAAATTGCTAAGAGATCATTCTGATTTCTTAAATTTAATGCCAAAAGCAAATATCCCTAACGGTATACAACCAGATGTGATTAATGATTTATATAATTATGCAATTCAGAATGATTTTTGTTATGGTATTAGATTAATAACAAATTCACAAAATATATTATCTCTAATTGAAATGTTTGGTGCTAATGCGATTTATATACATAATTAA
- a CDS encoding accessory gene regulator B family protein, giving the protein MKNKIYNYLIDNNITIEKDVFNYGFEFFYSYFIYFLFIIPISIFNNTLISMILFIILYIPIRKNIGGFHMKNKYYCIILSAFVTLLAPYASNYIPINYSSAIFIIVINFILYIIFVPVDCKEKILSNNEKRFYKLLSLILHLIYSSALILMRSKNMQFLFQIIYYIELVSTFSICLSILKQYLFKSI; this is encoded by the coding sequence ATGAAAAATAAAATATATAATTATCTTATTGATAATAATATCACAATTGAAAAAGATGTCTTTAATTATGGATTTGAATTCTTTTATTCATATTTTATATACTTTTTATTTATAATTCCTATCTCTATATTTAACAATACTCTCATTAGTATGATATTATTTATTATTCTTTATATACCTATTAGAAAAAACATAGGTGGATTTCACATGAAAAACAAGTATTATTGCATTATCTTATCAGCATTTGTAACTTTATTAGCACCTTACGCCAGTAACTATATACCAATTAATTATAGTTCTGCAATTTTTATTATTGTTATAAATTTTATTCTTTATATTATTTTCGTCCCAGTAGACTGTAAAGAAAAAATTTTATCGAATAATGAAAAAAGATTTTACAAGCTTTTGTCTTTAATATTACACTTAATATACTCATCTGCTCTTATACTTATGCGTTCAAAAAATATGCAGTTCTTATTTCAAATAATTTATTATATCGAATTAGTATCAACATTTAGTATATGTTTATCAATTTTAAAACAATACTTATTTAAATCAATATAA
- a CDS encoding GH25 family lysozyme, protein MSKYIIDVSKHNGKINLSKAQKYIDGLVARCSYGWTSSNVDEQWENNASQANALGIPLFAYHFCYATNESEAKKEAQLAVDTCKNYNVNVIYYDMEYTDTQGNLTNEMYYKIAKTFCDYIESKGYSVGIYANQDWFKNRLTNEGFSKWTLWLANYGKNNGYDNWNGKLKYNPFGHVLLHQFTSNAKKGVLKGIEGINSEGLDCSLDYGLLETFSKHKSSNDFNIGDKVKVKANSKWYDGQSIASFVFKNEYEIIQIRGDRVVIGKNNKVTGAIALKNLIKAQ, encoded by the coding sequence ATGAGTAAATATATTATAGATGTATCAAAGCATAATGGAAAAATTAATTTAAGTAAGGCACAAAAATATATTGATGGTCTTGTAGCAAGATGTTCATATGGTTGGACAAGTTCTAATGTAGATGAACAATGGGAGAATAATGCTTCACAAGCCAATGCTTTAGGAATACCCTTATTTGCTTATCATTTTTGTTATGCTACAAATGAATCAGAGGCTAAAAAAGAAGCTCAATTAGCAGTGGATACTTGTAAAAATTACAATGTAAATGTTATCTATTATGATATGGAATACACTGATACTCAAGGCAATTTAACAAATGAAATGTATTATAAGATTGCAAAAACATTTTGTGATTATATTGAATCAAAAGGCTATTCAGTAGGAATTTATGCAAATCAGGATTGGTTTAAAAATAGATTGACTAACGAAGGATTTTCTAAATGGACATTATGGTTAGCAAATTATGGAAAGAATAATGGCTATGATAATTGGAACGGAAAATTGAAATATAATCCTTTTGGTCATGTTCTTTTACATCAATTTACGTCTAATGCTAAAAAAGGTGTTTTAAAGGGTATTGAAGGTATTAATTCTGAAGGATTAGACTGTAGTCTGGATTATGGTTTATTAGAAACGTTTTCAAAACATAAAAGTTCAAACGATTTTAATATAGGTGATAAAGTGAAAGTAAAAGCAAATTCTAAATGGTATGATGGACAATCAATAGCAAGTTTTGTATTTAAAAATGAATATGAAATTATACAGATTAGAGGAGACAGAGTAGTTATTGGAAAAAACAATAAAGTGACTGGTGCAATAGCACTGAAAAATTTAATAAAAGCACAATAG
- a CDS encoding site-specific integrase, protein MEKKELNVYLKEYLDDCLLRKRLSEKTLCAYKIDLKQFFDFIDQSYVDDFKK, encoded by the coding sequence ATGGAAAAGAAAGAGTTAAATGTATATTTAAAGGAGTATTTAGATGATTGTTTGTTAAGAAAGAGGCTAAGTGAGAAAACCTTATGTGCTTATAAAATTGATTTAAAACAATTTTTTGATTTTATTGATCAATCGTATGTAGATGATTTTAAAAAATAA
- a CDS encoding glycoside hydrolase domain-containing protein → MEPRIDEMVLMVQRWLNTTYGDDSRFNKVEENGKTGWNTIYGLRRALQIEIGIQETSDSFGPSTYAKCPNINQGDEGNLVYIVQGGLWCKGYSPGGFNGYYGNGTYAAVKQLKSDMGFPTASGNMNRDIMKGLLDMSAFVCLASQGGTEEIRSIQQKLNYDYYDYYQICPCDGLYNREMNKMLIYALQKELGIAKDDATGTWGPTTTSLCKAKTYSIGDSNNIIKLIRYATVCNGFSVKINTNIYDRELELVLDKFSESLLIPKASGEIDYTVIKSLLSSNGDVDRPAKGCDTATQLNLKQIKTIKEAGYEVVGRYLTNTPGGTLNKRLTIEEINNINNEGLNIFPIFQEVGRSVEAFNVTTGRENGLKAYNATQELNIPVGTTIYFAVDFDPTDDEITEGIIPYFKGIKESEINNDYIIGVYGTRNVCSRLRKEASIRRFFVLDASYGFSGNLGFTMPSNWCFDQFCTDIEIGTGEGKVAIDKVAVSGIDKGFSGESSKTFEVYTIISRLYDLARNYTNGDINKSNLLVTQYLRQRNGRYNDDIWDLTGGALDTNFESLANEQVKNSDNLSFIDPVKGIEYDFDHFMASLNAVFYLSEIPGFDLNWEVFDPLVDIFATWGGDLTTYSEDVQLKGGDDYELYANTMICRKENTSSTFSLVDYLTDIDALLFGYLFSEKSVADMFYDYFIEDNSLLARSRTRLYVRNAYGDLETFANAVRTFQDGLFPNLPQFMDPMNYLKVKITSSGEVPELKYRRAAAEAFINFVTEEFNN, encoded by the coding sequence ATGGAGCCGAGAATTGATGAAATGGTATTAATGGTTCAAAGATGGTTAAACACAACTTATGGAGATGATAGTAGATTCAACAAGGTTGAAGAAAATGGAAAAACTGGGTGGAATACTATTTATGGCTTAAGAAGGGCATTACAAATTGAAATTGGAATTCAAGAAACAAGTGATAGTTTTGGACCATCGACATATGCAAAATGTCCTAACATTAATCAGGGAGATGAAGGTAATCTTGTATATATTGTTCAAGGGGGATTATGGTGTAAAGGATATAGTCCTGGCGGATTTAATGGGTATTATGGTAATGGTACATATGCTGCAGTAAAACAATTGAAATCAGATATGGGATTTCCGACAGCATCAGGAAATATGAATCGAGACATTATGAAAGGCTTGTTAGATATGAGTGCTTTTGTCTGTCTAGCATCTCAAGGCGGGACAGAAGAAATTCGTTCTATTCAACAAAAATTAAACTATGATTATTATGATTACTATCAAATTTGCCCATGTGATGGATTATACAACAGAGAAATGAATAAAATGTTGATCTATGCTTTACAAAAAGAGTTAGGAATTGCAAAAGATGATGCAACAGGGACATGGGGTCCAACAACAACTAGTTTATGTAAAGCAAAAACATATTCAATTGGAGATTCAAATAATATTATTAAACTTATTAGATATGCAACTGTATGTAATGGTTTTTCTGTAAAAATCAATACAAACATTTATGATAGAGAACTAGAATTAGTATTGGATAAATTTTCTGAATCACTACTAATTCCAAAAGCATCAGGAGAAATTGATTATACTGTTATTAAATCTTTATTAAGTAGTAATGGCGATGTAGATAGACCAGCCAAAGGGTGTGATACAGCAACCCAATTAAATCTTAAGCAGATTAAAACCATAAAAGAAGCAGGTTATGAAGTAGTGGGCAGATATCTTACTAATACACCTGGTGGTACATTAAATAAGCGTTTAACAATTGAGGAAATAAACAATATAAATAATGAAGGATTAAATATTTTTCCTATTTTTCAAGAAGTCGGGAGATCAGTTGAAGCATTTAATGTTACTACAGGTCGTGAGAATGGTCTAAAAGCTTATAATGCTACTCAAGAATTGAACATTCCTGTAGGAACTACAATATACTTTGCGGTAGATTTTGATCCAACAGATGATGAAATAACAGAAGGCATTATTCCATATTTTAAAGGAATCAAAGAATCTGAAATCAATAATGATTATATTATAGGTGTTTATGGTACAAGAAATGTATGTTCTCGATTGCGAAAAGAAGCATCTATAAGAAGATTCTTTGTTTTAGATGCATCATATGGATTTAGTGGTAATCTGGGATTTACAATGCCGTCAAATTGGTGCTTTGATCAATTTTGCACAGATATCGAAATTGGTACGGGAGAAGGTAAAGTTGCAATTGATAAAGTAGCAGTATCGGGTATTGATAAAGGTTTTTCCGGTGAAAGTTCAAAAACATTTGAAGTTTATACTATAATTAGTCGATTATATGATTTAGCTAGAAATTATACAAACGGAGATATAAACAAAAGTAACTTATTGGTAACTCAATATCTTCGACAAAGAAATGGTCGCTATAATGATGATATATGGGATTTAACAGGTGGAGCACTAGATACAAATTTTGAATCATTAGCTAATGAACAAGTTAAGAATTCTGATAATCTTTCATTTATTGATCCAGTTAAAGGCATTGAGTATGATTTTGACCACTTTATGGCATCATTAAATGCAGTATTCTATTTATCTGAAATTCCTGGTTTTGATTTAAATTGGGAAGTTTTTGATCCACTAGTAGATATTTTTGCAACATGGGGTGGCGATTTGACAACGTATTCAGAAGATGTACAATTAAAAGGTGGGGATGATTATGAACTTTATGCAAATACTATGATTTGTCGAAAGGAAAATACTTCATCAACATTTAGTTTGGTAGATTATTTAACTGATATTGATGCATTATTATTTGGATATTTATTTAGCGAAAAATCTGTTGCTGATATGTTCTATGACTATTTTATTGAAGATAATTCATTATTAGCAAGAAGTAGAACAAGACTATATGTTAGAAATGCATATGGAGATTTGGAAACCTTTGCAAATGCAGTGAGAACTTTTCAAGATGGACTATTTCCAAATCTACCACAATTTATGGATCCTATGAATTATTTAAAGGTCAAAATTACGAGTAGTGGAGAAGTCCCTGAATTAAAGTATAGACGTGCGGCTGCAGAAGCATTTATTAACTTTGTAACAGAGGAGTTTAATAATTAG
- a CDS encoding tyrosine-type recombinase/integrase, which translates to MYLEYREVIEFSPLKKIRTKIKEPKVLPKIIQKEYLEIIFQWLVVNLESANTEYKKRIALRNLTIIELLFSTGIRISELCHLKVEDINFQERLLKIFGKGSKERIIYIGNDDVMNLLKLLIKYNKNNKYLFLNKFNKQLSEQSVRILLTTIEKEKGLSTHITPHMFRHTFATTLLEKEVDIRYIQNILGHSSISTTQIYTHVNSLKQKEILTNKNPMNDYKEINWKSI; encoded by the coding sequence ATGTATTTAGAATATAGAGAAGTAATTGAATTTTCACCATTAAAAAAAATAAGAACTAAAATAAAAGAACCAAAAGTTCTTCCTAAAATTATTCAAAAAGAATATCTTGAAATAATATTTCAATGGCTTGTTGTTAACTTAGAAAGTGCTAATACTGAATATAAAAAAAGAATAGCTCTGCGAAATTTAACTATTATTGAATTATTATTCTCAACAGGCATTAGAATATCGGAACTTTGCCATTTAAAAGTAGAAGATATAAATTTTCAAGAAAGGTTATTGAAAATATTTGGAAAAGGATCAAAAGAAAGAATTATTTATATAGGAAATGATGATGTTATGAATTTATTAAAACTATTGATAAAGTATAATAAAAATAACAAGTATTTATTTCTAAATAAGTTTAATAAACAATTATCTGAGCAATCAGTTAGGATATTATTAACTACTATTGAAAAAGAAAAGGGACTATCAACTCATATCACACCACATATGTTTAGACATACATTTGCAACTACATTGTTAGAAAAAGAAGTGGATATAAGATATATACAAAATATATTGGGACATAGTTCAATTTCGACTACTCAAATATATACACATGTAAATTCTTTGAAGCAAAAAGAGATTTTAACAAATAAAAATCCGATGAATGACTATAAAGAAATAAATTGGAAGAGTATATGA
- a CDS encoding YiiX/YebB-like N1pC/P60 family cysteine hydrolase yields MKTKRKFITSLILCCSIFQIIGMTNVNALDTNYVDPKENEEMIERANKAPIEPDKVAQTRASYGTYPTRKGVILVTSDKYKGIIPLGHAAIIYTPTTVVESLSEGVTMGNNNWNTSKSQAYGVTVKSTSPTQDAKAADYCYNQRGYPYNYDFFNINTRTKFYCSQLVWAAYKDLYGIDLDTSSYGKAIYPMELHDTDKTSLIYRKK; encoded by the coding sequence ATGAAAACAAAACGTAAATTTATTACATCGCTTATATTATGCTGTTCAATTTTTCAAATAATTGGGATGACTAATGTTAATGCACTTGATACAAATTATGTCGATCCAAAAGAAAATGAAGAAATGATAGAAAGAGCAAATAAAGCACCAATTGAACCTGATAAAGTAGCTCAAACAAGGGCTTCTTATGGTACATATCCAACAAGGAAGGGAGTCATACTTGTAACGAGTGATAAATATAAAGGGATAATACCATTAGGTCATGCTGCAATTATTTATACACCTACAACAGTTGTAGAGTCATTATCAGAAGGAGTAACTATGGGTAATAATAATTGGAATACTTCTAAATCTCAAGCATATGGTGTTACTGTTAAGTCAACATCACCTACTCAAGATGCGAAGGCAGCGGATTATTGTTATAACCAAAGAGGATATCCATATAATTATGATTTCTTTAATATAAATACAAGAACTAAATTCTATTGTTCACAACTTGTTTGGGCTGCTTATAAAGATCTTTATGGCATTGATTTAGACACTAGTAGTTACGGAAAAGCCATTTATCCTATGGAATTACATGATACTGATAAAACAAGTTTGATTTATAGGAAAAAATGA
- a CDS encoding phage holin family protein produces MIKSLESIELIYSLILTILSTLLGEHWILFFLYLLLNIADSFTGWAKAHINKNESSWIALVGVIKKVCYWFLILVAFLIPMAMQELGDIIDIDFSVTVYLGWFVLASLIINECRSILENLVEAGCNVPEILIKGLKVASDKLEGEKQDE; encoded by the coding sequence ATGATTAAATCATTGGAAAGTATTGAATTGATTTATTCCCTTATATTAACAATTTTATCAACATTATTAGGAGAACATTGGATATTATTCTTTTTATATCTTTTGTTGAACATAGCAGATAGTTTTACTGGTTGGGCAAAAGCACATATTAATAAAAATGAAAGTTCTTGGATAGCTTTAGTAGGTGTTATAAAGAAAGTATGTTATTGGTTTTTGATTTTAGTGGCTTTTCTAATACCTATGGCGATGCAGGAGTTAGGAGATATTATAGACATTGATTTTTCTGTTACTGTGTATCTAGGATGGTTTGTACTTGCTTCTCTGATTATTAATGAATGCCGAAGTATTTTAGAAAATCTAGTAGAAGCAGGATGTAATGTTCCAGAAATTTTAATAAAAGGACTTAAAGTTGCTTCAGATAAATTAGAAGGTGAGAAACAGGATGAGTAA
- a CDS encoding cyclic lactone autoinducer peptide, producing the protein MNLFAGLLTLLAIAGVNSACNVVFGQPEEPKTLSRYKKIKE; encoded by the coding sequence TTGAATTTATTTGCAGGGTTACTAACTTTACTTGCAATAGCTGGTGTTAATAGTGCATGTAACGTTGTTTTTGGTCAACCTGAGGAACCTAAAACTTTATCAAGATATAAAAAAATTAAAGAGTAG
- a CDS encoding helix-turn-helix domain-containing protein: MKNVINNGLKQARTNKNLSIPELSTIINKDISTIQLWEAGLKTIDYFILVQLSNVLECSTEMLLFGETRESLQINDLPFDQQKEIYDLAMLLRQRYEEDKNGLR; the protein is encoded by the coding sequence ATGAAAAATGTTATAAATAATGGATTGAAACAAGCAAGAACAAATAAAAACTTATCAATTCCTGAATTGTCCACTATAATTAATAAAGATATTTCTACAATTCAATTATGGGAGGCTGGTTTAAAAACAATTGATTATTTTATACTAGTGCAATTATCTAATGTTTTAGAATGCTCTACTGAAATGCTTTTATTTGGTGAAACGAGAGAAAGCTTACAAATAAACGACTTACCTTTTGACCAACAAAAAGAAATCTATGATCTAGCAATGCTATTAAGGCAAAGATACGAGGAGGATAAGAATGGACTTCGCTGA